The proteins below come from a single Iocasia fonsfrigidae genomic window:
- a CDS encoding CBS domain-containing protein, translating into MGIVKDYMMRTLVSVCEDDQIKEAIRIMYKAEMSVLPVVNAENKFLGTIYSENILKNILPEKYGYLVNNHLLYGVNQAAENLIEVKERGVKEYMSTRTSVVMENDKMYKIADVMLDNKESILFVVNESGNLRGYISRADLLYYLLKVCNKQDE; encoded by the coding sequence TTGGGTATAGTTAAGGATTATATGATGCGCACCCTGGTTTCAGTTTGTGAGGATGATCAGATAAAAGAGGCCATTAGAATTATGTATAAAGCCGAGATGTCGGTATTACCAGTTGTTAATGCAGAGAACAAATTTTTAGGGACTATTTATAGTGAAAACATATTAAAGAATATTCTCCCAGAGAAGTATGGCTACCTTGTTAATAATCATTTATTATATGGGGTAAATCAGGCAGCTGAAAATTTGATAGAGGTTAAGGAAAGAGGGGTTAAAGAATATATGTCAACCAGAACCTCTGTTGTAATGGAAAATGACAAGATGTATAAAATTGCAGATGTTATGTTAGATAATAAAGAATCGATACTTTTTGTTGTCAATGAGTCTGGAAATCTGAGGGGTTATATTTCCCGGGCAGATTTACTCTATTATTTATTAAAAGTCTGTAATAAACAGGATGAATAA
- a CDS encoding cation:proton antiporter, whose product MDFEIDKLRGFGEWFLLNHANNKLIYVLGILIIMAFLVVLLTKRYRVPIVVGYVFLGMLISHDVINFLPFIGSVQKEWYFFALNNLGYLTNIALAFIAFTIGTELSIKTLKQLGKSIIFIALLESTGAFMIVTLVVLAMGKPLYLALVLGAIASATAPAATVMVLKEYRAEGELTSSILAVVGIDDAIALIIFSLVEPIALIQLKGGGNLSLGQILGKPFLEIFGSLFIGLVVGYLSQMLISSFEDDTKKILCLVTTIIGGSALAIFLNFSPLITNMAVGFAFRNFARKNLGVGSYMDILTIPLYAMFFILAGTEIRLTGIASISFLMIAFVYLISRIIGKVSGASLGAILGKAPDKVKKYIGFGLLPQSGVAIALAYTVQQDFVTAPQIGLLVFNVLLFTAALTEVFGPFATKYALIKSGEARESITNT is encoded by the coding sequence ATGGATTTTGAAATTGATAAATTGCGGGGGTTTGGAGAATGGTTTCTACTAAACCATGCTAATAATAAACTGATTTATGTGCTAGGAATTTTAATTATTATGGCTTTTTTAGTTGTCTTATTAACTAAAAGGTATAGGGTTCCTATTGTTGTTGGGTATGTTTTTTTGGGTATGTTGATTAGTCATGATGTTATAAATTTTTTGCCTTTTATAGGCTCAGTGCAGAAAGAGTGGTACTTTTTTGCGTTAAATAATCTGGGTTATCTGACCAATATAGCTCTGGCATTTATTGCTTTTACTATTGGGACAGAGCTTTCTATTAAGACCTTGAAGCAATTGGGTAAATCTATTATATTTATCGCTTTGTTGGAATCCACTGGAGCCTTTATGATAGTAACTTTGGTTGTACTTGCTATGGGCAAACCTTTATATCTGGCTTTAGTATTGGGAGCAATAGCTTCAGCAACAGCTCCGGCAGCTACAGTTATGGTACTCAAGGAATATAGGGCAGAAGGGGAATTAACCTCATCAATATTGGCTGTGGTAGGGATAGATGATGCTATAGCACTAATTATCTTTAGTTTAGTAGAACCTATTGCACTTATTCAACTTAAAGGTGGGGGTAATCTTTCTCTGGGACAGATATTAGGCAAACCCTTCTTGGAGATATTTGGTTCGCTTTTTATTGGTTTAGTAGTAGGATATCTTTCCCAGATGTTGATAAGCAGTTTTGAAGATGATACTAAGAAAATTTTATGCTTAGTTACAACAATTATAGGGGGTTCAGCCCTGGCTATTTTCTTGAATTTTTCTCCTTTGATTACAAATATGGCAGTTGGTTTTGCTTTTCGTAACTTTGCCAGGAAAAATCTCGGTGTAGGTAGTTATATGGATATACTTACGATACCTTTGTATGCTATGTTTTTTATTCTAGCTGGGACAGAGATACGTTTAACAGGTATTGCCTCAATTAGTTTTTTAATGATTGCTTTTGTCTATCTGATTTCTCGGATTATCGGCAAGGTATCAGGTGCTTCATTGGGTGCTATTTTAGGTAAAGCACCAGATAAGGTTAAGAAATATATAGGTTTCGGATTATTACCTCAAAGTGGTGTTGCTATTGCACTGGCATATACCGTACAACAGGACTTCGTTACAGCACCTCAGATTGGCTTATTAGTTTTTAATGTACTTTTATTTACAGCAGCTTTGACTGAGGTATTTGGACCATTTGCTACCAAATATGCTCTAATAAAATCAGGTGAAGCAAGGGAAAGTATCACAAACACTTAA
- a CDS encoding 1-phosphofructokinase family hexose kinase translates to MITTVTLNPAIDREYFVTEHVAKRHEYLYDKKDIRVYPGGKGLLTAIDLKYMGYPDVQNLGFVGGKQGLFFEKMVQKYKITTNYIYTENEIRNNVFIISKNPVTFTHYSDYSYRVTKKDVEDLIKRFKRAIVDSDLIIIAGSIPEGVDFDIYQRMISICNDQDKDVFLQASGETLNQALKEKPKVVSPYFKHTRKILDQEVVEFEDYVKMGYRLLEEGAHSVVIPHHCDRLLFIDGKAYSLTPVDFCLRNWLGAGDAYNAGFYDYIARKGFDFIEANRYGAAAALTVAENRSIFIKDKELIKDNLNRIKIKELEV, encoded by the coding sequence ATGATAACTACAGTTACTTTAAATCCAGCAATAGATAGGGAATATTTTGTTACAGAACATGTGGCTAAAAGACATGAATACCTTTATGATAAAAAGGATATCAGGGTATACCCTGGTGGGAAAGGTCTTTTAACAGCAATTGATTTAAAATACATGGGATACCCAGATGTACAGAATTTAGGTTTTGTAGGTGGTAAACAGGGATTGTTTTTTGAAAAGATGGTCCAGAAGTATAAGATAACGACAAATTATATCTATACCGAAAATGAGATCAGGAATAATGTCTTTATTATTTCAAAAAACCCGGTAACTTTTACCCATTATAGTGATTATTCTTACAGGGTGACTAAAAAAGATGTTGAGGATCTGATTAAACGCTTTAAAAGGGCTATAGTGGATAGTGATCTGATTATTATAGCAGGCTCAATACCTGAGGGTGTAGATTTTGATATATATCAAAGGATGATTAGTATTTGTAATGACCAGGACAAGGATGTTTTCCTACAGGCCAGTGGAGAGACCTTAAATCAGGCTTTAAAGGAAAAGCCAAAAGTAGTTAGTCCATACTTTAAACACACCAGAAAAATACTTGACCAGGAGGTTGTGGAATTTGAGGATTATGTAAAAATGGGTTATAGATTGTTAGAGGAGGGTGCCCATAGTGTAGTTATTCCTCACCACTGTGATCGTTTATTATTTATAGATGGCAAGGCTTATTCTTTAACACCAGTAGATTTTTGTCTTAGAAACTGGTTAGGTGCTGGTGATGCTTATAATGCTGGATTTTATGACTATATAGCCCGTAAAGGTTTTGACTTTATAGAGGCCAATAGGTATGGGGCAGCAGCAGCACTTACTGTGGCAGAAAACAGAAGTATTTTTATTAAAGATAAAGAATTGATCAAAGATAATTTAAATAGAATTAAAATCAAAGAGTTGGAGGTGTAG
- a CDS encoding cation:proton antiporter — translation MDFEIDKLRDIGEWFVLNQASNKFIYVVGFLIFMALLVVLLSKKYRVPIVVGYVFLGMLFSHDVISALPFISPEQKEWYFFTLNNFEYMTNIALAFIAFTIGTELSVKMLRRLGKPIMFIAFIQCIAAFLVVTIAVLAIGKPLYLALILGAISSATAPAATVMVLKEYKAEGVLTAMIIAVIGIDDAIALIIFSLIEPIALTQYSGSGSLAISHLLGEPMIEIFASLFIGLIIGYLSQSLISTFEDSTKKILTLVTTIIGGSALALLLNLSPLITNMAVGFAFRNFARKNLGVGNYMDILTIPLYALFFILAGTEIRLASIASSSFLIIAFVYLISRVIGKVSGASLGAILGQAPDKVKKYIGLGLLPQSGVAIAMAYTVQQDFIAVPEVGLLVFNVLLFTAALTEVFGPFATKYAVVKAGEAHGLEEGVRKENA, via the coding sequence ATGGATTTTGAAATTGATAAATTACGGGACATTGGGGAGTGGTTTGTATTAAATCAGGCTAGCAATAAATTTATTTATGTGGTAGGTTTTTTGATCTTTATGGCTTTATTAGTTGTCTTATTATCTAAAAAGTATAGGGTTCCTATTGTTGTTGGATATGTTTTTTTGGGTATGTTATTTAGTCATGATGTTATAAGTGCCCTCCCTTTTATAAGTCCAGAACAAAAAGAATGGTACTTTTTTACCTTGAACAACTTTGAGTATATGACTAATATAGCTCTGGCATTTATTGCTTTTACTATTGGTACTGAGCTTTCGGTTAAGATGTTAAGACGTCTGGGTAAACCGATTATGTTTATTGCCTTTATACAATGTATAGCAGCTTTTCTTGTAGTAACAATAGCGGTACTTGCTATTGGTAAGCCGCTATATCTGGCTTTAATATTGGGGGCAATATCTTCAGCAACAGCACCAGCCGCAACTGTAATGGTACTTAAGGAATATAAAGCTGAAGGTGTACTGACAGCAATGATCATTGCTGTAATAGGGATAGATGATGCTATAGCCCTGATAATTTTTAGTCTAATAGAACCTATTGCTCTTACGCAATATAGTGGGAGTGGCTCCCTGGCTATTAGCCATCTATTGGGAGAACCGATGATAGAGATTTTTGCTTCTCTATTTATTGGCTTGATTATCGGTTACCTTTCCCAAAGTTTAATAAGTACCTTTGAGGATAGTACTAAGAAAATTTTAACTTTAGTCACAACTATTATAGGTGGATCAGCACTGGCGCTTTTACTGAATTTGTCTCCCTTAATAACTAATATGGCAGTTGGTTTTGCTTTTCGTAACTTTGCCAGGAAAAACCTTGGTGTAGGTAATTATATGGACATACTTACGATACCTTTATATGCTCTATTTTTTATTCTGGCTGGGACAGAGATAAGGTTGGCAAGTATAGCTTCAAGTAGTTTTTTGATCATTGCTTTTGTTTATTTAATCTCCAGGGTTATAGGTAAGGTGTCAGGTGCCTCTTTAGGGGCAATTTTGGGACAGGCACCAGATAAAGTCAAGAAATATATTGGTTTAGGCTTGTTACCGCAGAGTGGTGTTGCTATAGCAATGGCCTATACTGTGCAGCAGGATTTTATAGCAGTTCCTGAAGTTGGTTTGCTGGTTTTTAATGTGTTGTTATTTACAGCAGCACTTACTGAGGTATTTGGACCATTTGCTACCAAATATGCAGTAGTCAAAGCTGGTGAAGCACATGGTTTAGAAGAGGGAGTACGAAAAGAGAATGCTTAA